The DNA region gatagcgggttcgatccccgcacatgataaacatttgtattggccatacagatgtttgcagtggtctgggtgtttgtgcagtccttgtgggtctccccgccgtgcctcggaaagccgTCATTCCCagtcgttatcatgtacacctgatagagatCCCTGATCCTGATTGACCAGTCACCTATATACATATGTTATcgatcataaaataaaaatatttataattcattcattaaaaaaatcttgtagTCGTAGTCgtttgtaaagaaaaataaaataaacttcataataaaatactccgatacattaaattttcaaatagtaaaatgtaaatataaactaagggcaggtaatataaataaaaaaatctagtgcaacttaaaacattaaattaaaaactgtcAATCGTGGTATgtaatattatagaatattaaaaaaatgtagacaATTTGATAGCAAACAGACGGGACAAACACCTATCTTCCTTTAAGTGTAATATatcctattattaatattataaacgcgaaagtttgtatgtatgtaagtaggatgtatggatgtttgttcctctttcacgcaaaaactaccgaatggattttaatgatagtttactataatttagcttatacattagaataacacataggctatatagtgtgtgaattgtccaaaatataacgttGATTGTCAAGTAtgtcggaaaaaaatctgccagctgcgagctattctggcgtgcgctgcaaaaactgtagagtttacacgtatataatttataagagaaatgtttatcttaattagtcctacaaaaaagtccacGACAgcatatatttatcttttatgagtaagccattatcgcaaaaacagtgacccataaatacaataaaaattgatagtatatttctaatgcacatttggtagtaaaaaattaatttttatgtcacagaaccaattttgatgaattttggtataaagatagatattgagaagataataagctactcgaagtacttactaatcctgcgcagacaaAATCGCAGGTACCAGttagttagaaaataaataaagcaagaTAAGACCGGATAAGAAATACGATAACGCTTTACGATACATAATGTAGTTTGGGCGATAGTGAtacttttacatataaaatttaacattcatTGTTTACTGACCTATTCCTTACTTGTTAGtgtaaaacagtttttttttttttttttaatttatgtattaaacttgtGATTCAACTTATGATTAGGTTGTGAGTAATAAACGTGATGCACCAACCTGTTATTTAGGACTTTTTACGCTCATATGtgtttaagttttatataaaattattagttaatttaGTGCCTGTTCATATTACCTAATAAGTGTTTAAAACCGCTAAAATGAATACATCAAAGATAAAAATCCCGTTTAAATTACGATTCATGAGTGCATTGCGAGTTATGCTAGACTCCTTTACAATCGTTTTCTTTAAGTTACGCTATTGGAGAAGAGGGAAGAAGATGCCACCGATTACAGATGATATTTTGAGACAACCGGCTGTGGAAGTCGCAAGGAAAATAAGAAACAAAGAGGTCAGTCACTTACTTATATATCTTACTTAACTTACTTATATAACTTACTTATATATCATcacacatcacttcagcctatcgcagtccactgctggacatagacctcaaCAAAaggcgccaaaaatggcatgaactcacgtgtgttgtccatagtcaccacgctgggcaggcgggttggtgaccgcaaggctggctttgtcgcaccaaagaccctgttgcccgtcttcggccgggGGCATTTGTGTATTTGgaacccagcagttggatggttatctcgccatcggtcggctttaacagttccaaggtgttagtagaactgtgttattccttagtcgccttttacgacacccacgggaagagagggggtggctatattctttactaccgtaaccacacaacgagctaatatgtatataatatattataagagttatttcttttaaaattatgtataacaaAGCTAATGTTTTTGTATCTCACATCACGGATGAACAAACGATGATTGGTCtaacaatattacaatattactgTACGAaactatatgaaaaaaaaaaatcttttagatAACTAGTGTTGAGGTAGTTGACGCTTGTATTCGAAGAATAAAAGCCATAAACCCAATAGTTAACTGTTTGGTGGCAGATCGGTTTGAATTAGCTTTACAAGAAGCAAGAAAAGCCGACGAAATTTTACAAAGTGGCTCTAAAACTGTTGATCAGCTGATGCAAGAAACTCCATTTTTGGGGGTCCCATTCACAGCGAAAGATAGCATTTCCGTAAAAGGtacaaattttagattttataaattaactatttatgtttttacaatacaaaattTTCCACAGAATATTgtgatagtaaaaatatttaatgttcgatatttaaatcattattcatgtcattaacaaaatgttaataattcataacattaacaaaatgtcaataataaataactacttatagtaatgatgaataataaataattaacagaaAGCAAGTATATTTCCTATGacattatattttcttacaatAAAACAGTGAAaattagttcagtagttttataattttgttgattgaatGAGTCACACAGAAGTTGTTCAGTTCCACCTCACAAGGATTTGGATCCTATGCCAAGTGGACACCTGATCGCAAACACAGATGAACACAACGAACATCTGTATagactatacaaatatttattatatgtggAATCGAAGCCGCAATTGCTGGCCCCGTACCCAATTTCTGTGACTAATGCACCAGTATGGTCAAAACAATCTTTTCTAGTACAAgtatcacaaaaaataaagtcgaaaaCGCAACAATTTTACCGCTTGTGACTGTGAGTTTTGTAAGTAAAGTAAtcgttaatgttaaaaaaaacaacacttgcttcttcttcttcttcttctttaggttaATGGCTTTTAATAGTGACAAATGAGCATATATGATTTCATCAATGTCACGTATAAAAAAAGCTTGTAACAGACTGTCActaatatttactattacttaacatgtacaaaaatattgctTTAAGATAGAAAGAACgacaagagaaaaaaaaaaactactcgtAGTAAATTAAATCTATTGATGATTGTATGTTTATTAGAAGtagataaatttcaaattattcaataaaatactatttggCACAATAATGATTTTCAAACATAGgacatgtttaacaaaaggcatggggattttgagcccgtggatgttaatttaaaaaaaaaaataggataagCTTACAGTTgacaaataaaactattttcagGTCTTCCTCAAACCGCAGGAATTTTTATAAGAAAGTGCTGTTTAGCAGAAGAAGATGCTAAAGTAATTGCATTGTTACGAGAAAATGGTGCCATTATTATTGGAGTAACCAATGTTCCAGAACTTTGCATGTGGTATgagttatacaaaatattttcgtcAACAAATCCTGGAAAAGCTTTTACAAATGTTGCTACGGAACGATAATtctctacaataattgtatatttgatAGGTGggaaagttacaacaaattataTGGCAGAACTAGTAATCCTTACAATACTACCAGAATTGTAGGCGGATCGTCAGGCGGTGAAGGATGTATTCAAGCCGCAGCCGGTAGTTGCTTTGGAATTggtaagataattatttttataattctatagatctatacatataataaaatggtaggatagtcaaaactgtacattgaatattttttttaaaagaatactttggggtgtgatctacaatcgacaccgaagccaaaaatatagtttttagaatttttgtctgtttgtctgtatgtaagtccgggataaactcaaaaatggattggcatggatttacttcaaatttggcacaaatattattaagaagtcgggtcaacatataggctacatattatcacgctatcacctacggggaacgagcattgaacctttatttcttcaatgcactctgtaacaacgtgtaatctaacgacgcatatttaaatgttgttgttattatgttaataaccatgctataagctagcttcacactataaataaagacattctgtagtatatttagtatcagcattgcacccgtgcgaagccggggcgggtcgctagtaataaataaaagtgaacgTATACGTACAGTAAGGCCCGTTGATGTAATGTAAAAATGGTTTGCAAAAGAATACACCTTTGTCTCTTTTGAAAATCTTTACTTTAGGTTCCGACATTGGTGGGTCTATTCGTATGCCGGCTTATTTCAATGGAGTATTTGGACACAAGCCATCAAAAAAAGTAGTTTCTAATCATGGGCAATATCCTATTGCCGAAACGAATATGGTAGATGAACTTTtatgtaagtttttaataactttttgttataatctattatttttaaataaatatatttttaaataaataaatcgaaattCTTCTAGGCATAGGACCTCTAACAAAATTCGCCGTTGATTTAAAACATATTCTCAAGGTAATAGGTGGAGAAAATAGCAAGAAACTTAAATTAGACGAACCTGTCGATATAGGAAAAATTAAAGTATTCTACCAATACAGTAACAATGCTCCCATTACAAGCAAAGTAGATCCAGAAATTAAATCAgcaatagataaaataataaagtactttGCTACTAAATACAAAATTGTAAGTGAGCAGAAAAATATTGAAGAGCTAAAAGTATCTGCTGGAATTTGGTTCTCTGATTTAGCATCAAGTGCATCTTCCGAGGTCCCAATGGGggattatttaatgaaaaattacagCTACAGCGCAAACATCCGTGAAATAATGAAAAGTTTAGTGGGATTGTCAAAAAACACTTTAGTTGTGCTATTAGCAGCGCTGGCTGTTACTAAACCTGATAAAACGAAAAGTGAAGATGCTAAATATTATAAGGTTTTTGgtgataatttaaaagaaattttcaaaGAAATGTTAGGTGATAatggtatatttatttttcccgTGCACCCAACACCTGCACCATACCATAACCAAACCATATTAAGGCCTATGAACTTTATGTATACAGCGATAATAAACAGTCTGGGTTTGCCCGCAACAAGTGTTCCTATGGGATTAAGCAGTGATGGTGTTCCTATTGGAATACAAGTTATAGCGAATCTTGATAATGATAGGCTGTGTTTAGCTGTTGCTGAGGACTTAGAAAAAGAATTTGGTGGGTGGATAGAATCATAAAATTAtaggaaaaatatattattaaacataatgaacgatatataataaatataatgaaataatgtaatacaaattataaacacTTATCTcacaattatatcaaaataaagacaataaataaataaataaagtgtaaaaaattGAGTATTATATGTAGCACTTGTTCATTAGTTTTACAAAGAGAATGTTTAAAAACCGTATATTTTATCTACTGTGTATTATTTGAACTACCTAAAAATTGCTTTTACGTTAtgtttgttaataaaatgtatctcTTAAGAATACAATGTAACAAGAATAAGATGtccaaacaaatatttttgtcattataatgaaacaaccttTTCGGATTTTACGGGAGTCCTcaaagcgatttcttccagacaacctttaggtATAGGAAAAGTGGTTAGGaagtatacaaataattgttatagaaattagaaataaattacaatagaatataaaattatacatatatacatacataaatatacaaacatacttACATACTCACAAATAGGGTCATATTTTACATGTCATATtttagggtcagcaacgcgcttgtaatgcttctagtattgcagacgtctataagctacggtattcgcttaccatcaggtgagccgtacgcttgtttgcggaccaagttatattaaaaaaacgcattttcaaattttgtattatagttATATCATTAATAAGATAAGGTATCATTGTATCAACATGATTgtgatggaaaaaaaaattattattgcctattatattttttcgattaatacatataaataacatgtTTCGTCGCTTGCtgtttttgttgcttttttttactacatagTGACCGGTCTTACCATTGACGTTTCTACCCACTTTTTGCTTTTTGTGACGATATTGTATAATTAACTATTGTTTATTACCGACACGCTCGACTAGAAtaattgtatagatatttaaaaatgtattctttccaatgtatttctcatataaatgaattgttaattcttatgagaataaatatctttgacctgGAATACTTGCTGACAccgaaaacgttgttttgtcatatttgTTATTAGCCCCCTTCATGTCCCCCTcccccttttaacttaggggtatgaaaaatagatgttggctgattctcagacctacccgatatgcatacaaaatttcataaaaatcggtctagccgtttcggaggagtatggtaactaacattgtgacacgagaattttatatataagattactcATAAGAAATACATAGATCACATCCCGATTCGAGGCTCAAATCGAAACCACTACATGCGAAGTAGAAAGCAGAATCACTGAAAACTGCGATCACGGTCTtgtcaaattattaatattttttttttaattttgtttttattctaaaCACGCTAATATAGGCGCTGTAATATACACGCTATAGGTACATTGTTGtgttatagaaaaatataaggTCTACTTATAAGAATTCGATTTATCTAGAAGAAATTGataattagataattataagATATTGCAAGTATTGTAAAATACAGTCTCTctcaatatcatatttttacttGTAATAAAACTCTATTGTCACTTTGAGtagattttgaattttttggaAGACACTAAAATCGACATTAAGACCAcaaatgtatttcttttttcacATTTATCTGTCTTATTATATGTTGGCTACGCATCACGTCTAATGTACTGACAAGGTTTAAACAAAAGGCACGATTTGAACTCCTACTACGAATTAAGAAACAGGATACGTTTTATCCCGAAATTTAATACCTTCCTTTGAGCGAAGAATTCAATAAGGCGTTCCGATTTCATTCATcattttttagtaaaacttcttcacgcacgcttgacttggggagtaagctggtgaatgcgtgacgagagagttacgaaaagcgtgatcgggcgaggcgacatgaagttgagaaggagatataattatgtaagttagatggagctaaagaagttttactttagtcatgtggtctaaaccACACTCGATTTTTGTTAGAGAGAATGCACCGAATATTGTCCGGTAAACATCACAAGGTATTTTGGTTTGTTAGTTTAGAAATTACAGATACAGATAAAACCCTCGATGATGCATATAGATAACTGGAAACCAGGAAGACACAGAAATATTTGAATGTACAGTTCGTTCTaagtttgtgtttattttttattttacattttacacatttaatcattatcatcaccatcatcacttcagcctaatacaatccactgctggacataggcctccaaaagctagcgccaaaatggcgtgaactcgtgtgttttgcccatagtcacaccatgctgggcaggcgggttggtgaccgcagggctggctttgtcgcaccgaagacgctgcccgtcttcggcctgtttatttcaaagccaatagTTGGATGGCTactccgccatcggtcggctttataagttccaaggtggtagtggaattgtgttaccccttagtcgcctcttacgacatcacacatttaataataagataaaaataaataaattgtacatAAATCGTTGTTGGTACATAAAACACGAATCTGTTTTGCAATTATGATCAGTCACGAACGTTGGTTTTAAAGACATTTTAGTCAATTAAtggtactaaataataaatatttataacattaccATTAATTACAGTTACCTACTATTACAtttatgaacaaaaaatatgtttaacaatCATAGATAGTAAGTAcctagtattttttaaagtcggGCATTGTTTAAAGTAAGAACCTCGTGACGCgcacataaaattatataaataagtaatcaacaaataagtaaaaattgcATAACAGATTCAAGGGGAAAATCGAATACTTAACCCTGGAACGGAAAGCAGTTACTACGCATTAAATACCCGAAATTCCATGTGACGTCATGATGAGTCAGTCGGTCTATCGATAAAAAACCGGCAAGAGAATGAACATGCACGTAAAGAATATCAATAatgctgtaaaatatttaaacttacaCACTTTCAAAAAACAGCGACTtgcttttttttagttttttagttaGATTTTGAATTGTCTAGtaatttttcactttattacgtaatttaagtatttaggtatttttattattatactttcaaTGTATTTATTGAAGGGGAATCACTTAATTATCACgctaaacaaaatacaaaatattcagGAAAGTACAAAGTGCAAGATTCTAACAATGTAATGATGactaaaaaaatgtaagtgtacaaaaaaaatcatatttcctTGAGGAGTTGTCATTGGTGTTAAATTATTACACTGCTACATAAAGAAAGacaaatttaactttatttattcgCTGAGTAAATTTATTTGAAGGGTTAGTTCTTTTCGTAAGTACACACCAAAAAATTGTAGACGTGAGTCCATTAATGTTTTAACATGCGATGGCGTTGCCTTGTCGTCACGCAGACTGTGTGTCGGAGAGAGACAGCTATACTGTTACGTACACATGTTTGATACCACGCTCCGTATTACGACTTCGCAGTGTTTAAGTACACGTTCAGTCCAAGTCTACTAACAACTGCGGAAGAAGCGGTTGTGTCGATTTGCAGCGTACTTGTGACTCATGTGATACCTATAGTGATCTACGTATTAACGCGTTTTTAAAAACATAGCATTTAGTagtgaataatttattaagtgactTAATAGCAATAGCGATTATAAATCGCTAAAAATGAGTGTAACTGAGATAAAAAGCGGACCAATCCCGTTTAAAATACGATTGTTGAGTACATTACGTTcgattttagattttattggtaccatattctttaaattatacTATGGAACAGACGGAAAGAGAGTTCCACCGATTACAGACGATATTTTAAGACAACCTGCTGTAGAAGTAGCTAGAAAAATAAGGAACAAACAGGTCTGTGAGTCAttagtttgtataaaattttataattaaataatattttaatcttttataatgTTGATAAATTTCATATCATATATATAGTTACTAATAAACATAGATGATGTTTATATGGCTTTTTCAAATGAGTTTTCCTTAAATACTAGCTTTGTTTTCAATTACACATTCTTCGTTGTTTACAtacgtttgtttttaatgaGTCATAGGGTAACATTTCATAGCCtttattgctttattttatatggtttaaataatatactagtAGTTAATCATATTCGACGAATTTTTTGTTAATGCCGATGGTTGAAGATCCAGCTTGCTTGTGTATACGTACGGGTAAGGGCGAAattgtcaattattttatttactagaaTAACCGGCAAGGTTACGACTAAAGTTTGGCTTTTTGGTGTGCTGAGTTTTGCAATCTCTATTTGCTGTAATACGCTGTTTACTTAACATAAGTTCgatctttaaaaaaacataattattttgcacGCGTTGAGAAGCGACATGtcaatattataatgttttggTAGCGTGCGTCAATCgagaaataataacaataaaaaaactaatttaatgtcTCACACTCGTCCACCGCAGTTGGACACAACAAGACGGGCAGACAATACCTAATGGCAGATCGGTAATTGAGGTTTTGCAGAAAACAGCTTCATTTGTATATAGTACTACGAATTAATTTGCATTCCTATTATTATAAGAgctcaaataattattatcatttgcCAGGAGTAAAATACCTGGGAAGGTAAACGACGTTATATTAGAAGTTTCTGCCCTGACAGAGGCCAATTATGACATACTTACTGTATATTGGGGTCATGGTTATCATAATCATAAATAGAAATTTTTGCCaaaatgcattaaaaaaatcaaagttacTGGGACATATTGAGAAAATAAAATCTCATCATATACCTAGTTGacaccagaaaaaaaaattataaagacgCGAACGGTGGTTGTCACAGACAAGGTAGGGTTGAATAAAACCAAACaattcgttgttttttttttttcaaaaaattaaaaaaaagaaatctttgGTGTTTTCTTTAtctaatgttatatatattagataaagaaatatatatatggaagcaatagttcaataataaatcatgaacattttgtataatttaatgacATCACATTTTTCttggttataaattttaattttaaattcatggAATTCCCATTCGTCATCCCTGACTGGGAGGCTCAACTTTGGAGCATTTGTGGTTAGTAAAGTTTGTCAACTGACCATAacaataagtaggtatataattatagtattatttCTTAGATTTTATTATGTCTTACGTTTTGATAGTATGAACTATGAAGTTAGGTACGCTGCATATTACAaagtgtatttaattatttatccttCAAAACATTCTTAAATTCGTAGTCTTTTTATGATTTTACAGCTACTATTTCCTATCGAAAGTTTTATAGTAAGAGATTTATTTACCTACTTATAATtgcataactttatatttttaataatattatgtgca from Melitaea cinxia chromosome 15, ilMelCinx1.1, whole genome shotgun sequence includes:
- the LOC123660666 gene encoding fatty-acid amide hydrolase 2-like — protein: MNTSKIKIPFKLRFMSALRVMLDSFTIVFFKLRYWRRGKKMPPITDDILRQPAVEVARKIRNKEITSVEVVDACIRRIKAINPIVNCLVADRFELALQEARKADEILQSGSKTVDQLMQETPFLGVPFTAKDSISVKGLPQTAGIFIRKCCLAEEDAKVIALLRENGAIIIGVTNVPELCMWWESYNKLYGRTSNPYNTTRIVGGSSGGEGCIQAAAGSCFGIGSDIGGSIRMPAYFNGVFGHKPSKKVVSNHGQYPIAETNMVDELLCIGPLTKFAVDLKHILKVIGGENSKKLKLDEPVDIGKIKVFYQYSNNAPITSKVDPEIKSAIDKIIKYFATKYKIVSEQKNIEELKVSAGIWFSDLASSASSEVPMGDYLMKNYSYSANIREIMKSLVGLSKNTLVVLLAALAVTKPDKTKSEDAKYYKVFGDNLKEIFKEMLGDNGIFIFPVHPTPAPYHNQTILRPMNFMYTAIINSLGLPATSVPMGLSSDGVPIGIQVIANLDNDRLCLAVAEDLEKEFGGWIES